From Oceanispirochaeta sp., a single genomic window includes:
- the fliW gene encoding flagellar assembly protein FliW encodes MQIYTKAYGEVEIDDRQVINFPNGLFGFETLRKFALLDATQQPFYWIQSLDVEQVAFVLIKPVIFRPDYKPGLMSSDLEQLGLKNTNEEDALVFSIVTFLDDKQTMTANLQGPVIINRHKRIGRQCISTDSRWQTRHNIAEELANQRKNLC; translated from the coding sequence ATGCAGATTTATACTAAAGCATATGGTGAAGTAGAAATTGATGACAGGCAGGTTATTAACTTTCCAAATGGCCTATTCGGATTTGAAACCCTCAGAAAATTTGCCCTGCTGGATGCCACTCAGCAGCCTTTTTACTGGATACAATCTCTTGATGTTGAACAGGTTGCCTTTGTATTGATCAAACCTGTTATTTTCAGACCAGACTATAAGCCGGGACTCATGTCTTCTGATCTCGAGCAGTTAGGCCTTAAAAATACTAATGAAGAAGATGCCCTCGTTTTCAGTATTGTTACATTTCTGGATGATAAACAGACCATGACAGCCAACCTCCAGGGTCCGGTCATCATCAATCGGCATAAACGAATTGGCAGACAGTGTATTTCGACGGATTCCAGATGGCAGACAAGGCATAACATTGCGGAAGAACTGGCCAATCAGAGGAAGAACTTATGCTGA
- the csrA gene encoding carbon storage regulator CsrA: protein MLILSRKKDESIIIGDNIIISVVDIKGDQVKLGIAAPGDVKVYRQEVYKAIQEENRAAAAVSSIPENLLLDDLFKKKN, encoded by the coding sequence ATGCTGATATTATCCAGAAAGAAAGATGAGAGTATAATCATTGGAGATAACATCATCATATCTGTTGTAGATATTAAGGGTGATCAGGTCAAATTGGGAATTGCAGCACCGGGAGATGTAAAAGTTTACAGGCAGGAAGTTTATAAGGCTATTCAGGAAGAAAACAGGGCAGCAGCTGCCGTCAGTAGTATTCCCGAGAATCTGTTGCTGGATGATCTATTTAAGAAGAAAAATTAG
- a CDS encoding flagellar hook-associated protein 3, whose amino-acid sequence MRRISTNMPNADLQYQMRLRDFKLNEMQSGIGSSRRLNNLRDDPIAAAHSTRYSSHLTHLERYSKNVGTAQGEYSLAETSINQSVQVVQRLRELAVQGSNGTYAKEDMNFMATEVNELLKELVSMGNTISADGRSLFGGNDTMNDPFVSLKGRVPGIEGAVISEVRYAGNIVANQTEISEGSRIDLNFVGNKVFWAEDQQLFAQRDALDYVVTQDSSFSIDGKDINLKIGDNIHGIISKINDSDLAVKASLDPVTNSLTLETTVPHQIWIDEPVDNRVLKDIGILSETGSRPPENLHKDVVTGGGSLFDMVIGLRDSLLAGDQEAVGGRILGGIDNSLNNLLNNISDLGARNERLDHTFARLDSEKLNVQAINSQLTDLDMTEAITNLKMLEYTQKAAYQSASKILQSNLMDFLR is encoded by the coding sequence ATGAGAAGAATCAGTACAAATATGCCTAATGCGGATTTACAGTACCAAATGCGTCTGCGTGACTTTAAACTGAATGAAATGCAGTCGGGAATCGGAAGCAGCCGACGATTGAACAATCTGAGAGATGACCCTATCGCCGCTGCCCATTCAACACGTTACTCTTCTCATTTGACTCATCTGGAAAGGTACAGTAAAAATGTGGGCACCGCCCAGGGTGAATACTCTCTGGCCGAAACGTCAATAAATCAGTCTGTCCAGGTTGTTCAGAGGCTCAGAGAGTTGGCTGTTCAGGGTAGTAACGGTACCTATGCCAAAGAAGATATGAATTTTATGGCGACTGAAGTCAATGAGTTGCTCAAGGAGCTTGTCAGCATGGGGAATACCATAAGTGCTGACGGCAGATCGCTTTTTGGTGGTAATGACACCATGAATGATCCTTTCGTAAGCTTGAAAGGCAGAGTCCCCGGCATCGAAGGGGCCGTCATTTCAGAAGTAAGATATGCTGGAAACATTGTTGCCAATCAGACAGAAATATCAGAAGGATCAAGAATTGATCTGAATTTTGTAGGAAATAAAGTCTTCTGGGCGGAAGATCAGCAGTTGTTTGCACAACGGGATGCCCTTGATTATGTTGTGACCCAGGACAGCAGTTTTTCAATTGACGGGAAAGATATAAACCTGAAAATAGGGGATAACATCCATGGGATCATTTCCAAGATCAATGATAGTGATCTGGCGGTCAAGGCTTCTTTGGATCCTGTAACCAACAGCCTGACATTGGAAACCACAGTGCCCCACCAGATCTGGATTGATGAACCCGTGGACAACAGGGTCTTGAAAGATATTGGCATTCTTTCAGAAACCGGGAGCAGACCTCCGGAGAACCTCCACAAAGATGTTGTGACAGGAGGAGGTTCCTTGTTTGACATGGTCATCGGTTTGAGAGACAGTCTGCTGGCTGGCGATCAGGAAGCCGTCGGAGGACGTATTTTGGGAGGCATCGATAACTCTCTGAATAATCTTTTAAATAACATTTCAGATTTGGGAGCAAGAAATGAAAGGCTTGATCATACATTTGCCAGACTGGACAGCGAAAAGCTGAACGTCCAGGCCATAAATTCTCAGCTGACTGACCTGGATATGACAGAAGCAATTACCAATCTTAAAATGCTGGAATATACACAGAAAGCAGCCTATCAGTCTGCTTCTAAAATTCTCCAATCAAATCTAATGGACTTTTTGAGGTAA
- the tsaE gene encoding tRNA (adenosine(37)-N6)-threonylcarbamoyltransferase complex ATPase subunit type 1 TsaE — protein MTELLSSSYEETLQWGEKIGLTLVPGDIVALKGDLGAGKTSITKGIAKSIGIKDVITSPTYTIVYEYEGKIPLYHMDMYRISGIEEFEMLGVDDLLFGKGITLIEWSERIQEYLPEKGKSISIKIIENGMRKIILEGITL, from the coding sequence TTGACAGAATTACTGAGCAGCAGCTATGAAGAAACCCTCCAATGGGGAGAAAAAATAGGATTAACTCTTGTACCAGGCGACATTGTTGCTCTGAAGGGTGATCTTGGAGCCGGAAAAACTTCCATAACCAAGGGAATTGCCAAATCTATTGGAATAAAAGATGTTATTACAAGCCCCACATATACTATAGTATATGAATATGAGGGGAAGATTCCTCTTTATCATATGGATATGTATAGAATCAGCGGAATCGAAGAGTTTGAAATGCTGGGTGTCGATGATCTTCTTTTTGGCAAGGGCATAACCCTCATTGAATGGAGTGAACGGATTCAGGAATATCTTCCTGAGAAAGGAAAGTCCATATCAATAAAGATCATTGAAAATGGCATGAGAAAAATTATTCTGGAAGGTATTACATTGTGA
- a CDS encoding PilZ domain-containing protein: MLITLLQSSRFKGQLFTPSDPKQNLIFLAVMCISLLFLIVGNKISNSSNDKNKRYSKRAFRREGIRIGLSKKQIALLESFIKVYHVSKPFALLSNTRTLNNTLAQALRDITHMEAPPSVVEERKLNIYRIKQRIERVFAETNQITDTRKLKLSQDVTFKMDNGNRYSSVITANLKEFYCARVPVGKRGSQVKWSKGTRLNILIWGADGEEYTFSSKVLGYNSVKGITSVFLQHSNKISRAYHRKFRRKTIKRPCYLFPIKIQITGIGKRERKEAVVQKNMGRMGTLIDLSAGGCSLQTSRPLNKGELIKLSFEPMKGSPVVTYGKIVDTRSQSRIYTSIHIMFTRASSKNLNRINEYVYDFE, from the coding sequence ATGTTGATTACTCTTTTACAGTCTTCCCGGTTTAAGGGACAATTATTTACACCATCAGATCCTAAGCAGAATCTTATTTTTTTAGCGGTGATGTGCATCAGCCTTCTCTTTCTTATCGTTGGAAACAAGATCAGCAATAGCTCGAATGATAAGAATAAAAGGTACAGTAAAAGAGCATTCAGGAGAGAAGGAATTCGGATTGGATTATCCAAGAAACAGATAGCCCTTCTCGAAAGTTTTATAAAAGTCTACCATGTCAGCAAACCATTTGCTCTGCTCAGCAATACAAGAACACTGAACAATACCCTGGCTCAGGCGTTGAGAGACATTACACACATGGAAGCACCGCCATCAGTGGTGGAAGAAAGAAAGCTTAATATTTATAGAATCAAGCAGCGGATTGAACGTGTATTTGCAGAAACAAATCAGATTACAGATACCAGAAAACTCAAACTCAGCCAGGACGTCACCTTTAAAATGGATAATGGAAACCGTTATTCTTCGGTCATCACAGCGAATCTAAAGGAGTTCTACTGTGCCCGGGTCCCTGTTGGTAAAAGGGGATCTCAGGTGAAGTGGAGCAAGGGAACACGCCTTAATATACTGATCTGGGGTGCTGATGGAGAGGAGTATACCTTTAGTTCCAAAGTTCTGGGATACAATTCTGTCAAGGGAATCACCAGTGTATTTCTTCAGCATTCTAATAAAATCAGCAGAGCCTATCATCGTAAATTCAGAAGAAAAACAATTAAAAGACCCTGTTATCTTTTTCCAATCAAGATTCAAATAACTGGAATTGGCAAGCGGGAACGTAAGGAAGCAGTCGTACAGAAAAACATGGGAAGAATGGGCACGCTCATTGATCTATCTGCCGGAGGATGTTCTCTGCAAACATCCAGACCCTTGAATAAGGGAGAATTGATTAAACTCAGTTTTGAGCCCATGAAGGGAAGCCCTGTTGTTACCTACGGAAAAATAGTTGACACCAGGTCACAATCTAGAATTTATACTTCAATACATATCATGTTCACCAGAGCTTCCAGCAAAAATTTAAATCGGATCAATGAGTATGTTTATGATTTTGAATGA
- the tsaB gene encoding tRNA (adenosine(37)-N6)-threonylcarbamoyltransferase complex dimerization subunit type 1 TsaB, with the protein MNCVLSVDTASPLLSVCLKKGDSWFEITLQDGLKHSENLMNTILLILDEGKVKKEDLELLVCTEGPGSFTGLRIGMSTVKGLSYGLGIPYTAVKTTDYMAYGYGYFHGVVVPILDARKKRYYCALFVGGKNIMGPLDLSEDDLFEILQEYERILFTGPDCSMISEEKRPGIYKDGNYFQGKSRQLLELGMLRFQNEGPFSEDAGPVYLRKSEAEILLYGDNN; encoded by the coding sequence GTGAATTGTGTTCTTTCTGTCGATACAGCCTCTCCCCTTCTCAGCGTCTGTTTGAAGAAGGGAGATTCCTGGTTTGAGATAACACTGCAGGATGGTTTGAAGCATTCTGAAAACCTTATGAATACAATACTACTCATTCTCGATGAGGGTAAGGTCAAGAAGGAAGATCTGGAATTGCTGGTCTGTACAGAGGGACCGGGTTCTTTTACAGGATTAAGGATTGGAATGTCAACAGTCAAGGGACTGTCCTATGGCCTGGGAATCCCCTACACTGCGGTAAAAACAACAGACTATATGGCCTACGGTTATGGCTATTTCCATGGTGTGGTTGTCCCTATATTAGATGCCCGAAAAAAAAGATATTATTGTGCACTCTTTGTCGGTGGAAAAAATATCATGGGCCCATTGGATCTATCAGAAGACGATTTATTTGAAATACTGCAGGAATATGAAAGGATTCTATTCACCGGACCTGATTGCTCTATGATCTCTGAGGAGAAAAGGCCTGGCATATATAAAGATGGAAATTATTTCCAGGGAAAAAGCAGACAACTTCTGGAACTCGGGATGCTTCGATTCCAGAATGAAGGACCTTTCTCTGAAGATGCAGGTCCGGTATATTTGAGAAAAAGTGAAGCTGAAATTCTCTTGTACGGAGATAATAATTGA
- a CDS encoding HD domain-containing phosphohydrolase — MNKHPRPEDHFDFRDSPKESVSYFESGSMELMEEVLDLEDLDEDEMIIFPWSLFPQRDRHEETSYLLENQWIRTSIDRLKNSPIPSCLIDIDLKILWSNLEFIKDLVFDKSSINKHLPEIFRSDSDINLSATLKINLENPLNSYSWTGRLFPFGEAKSNSFLRAMIQPLHYDEASQPLAYMVQWDIITNEYKDLLQKTFLSLLEASKLKDNDTGDHIERVNDYSRLLCEHLKGRSGYEVVNNDYIEDIGFLAAMHDVGKIGTPDDILNKVGPLDGWEREIMNEHTKNGAYILSTYPKAMAKDIALSHHEKWDGSGYPYGIFGEMIPLCARIVCIADVYDALRSKRSYKESFSHKKSVSIMKKGRETHFDPELLDLFLAIHDDFDAIFSNRQD; from the coding sequence TTGAACAAACATCCTCGTCCGGAAGATCATTTTGATTTCAGAGATTCTCCCAAAGAAAGTGTCTCATATTTTGAATCAGGTTCCATGGAATTGATGGAGGAGGTTCTCGATCTGGAGGACCTGGATGAAGATGAAATGATAATATTTCCCTGGTCCCTTTTTCCTCAAAGGGACAGGCATGAGGAAACGTCCTACCTTCTTGAAAATCAATGGATCAGGACTTCCATCGACCGATTGAAAAACAGTCCCATTCCCAGTTGTCTGATTGACATTGATTTAAAGATTCTTTGGTCAAATCTGGAGTTTATTAAGGACCTTGTTTTTGATAAATCATCGATCAATAAACATCTACCAGAAATTTTCCGTTCTGATTCTGATATAAATCTTAGCGCGACATTGAAAATCAATCTTGAAAACCCTCTTAATTCCTACTCATGGACTGGTAGACTCTTTCCCTTTGGCGAGGCCAAGAGTAATAGTTTTCTCAGGGCTATGATACAGCCGCTGCACTATGATGAAGCGTCTCAGCCTTTGGCCTATATGGTTCAGTGGGATATTATCACAAATGAATATAAAGACCTTTTGCAAAAAACATTTTTAAGCCTCCTGGAAGCTTCAAAACTCAAAGATAATGATACGGGTGACCATATAGAAAGGGTAAATGACTATTCCCGTTTATTGTGTGAACATTTGAAAGGCAGAAGTGGATACGAAGTTGTCAATAATGATTATATTGAAGATATTGGTTTTCTGGCCGCCATGCATGATGTGGGAAAGATAGGAACCCCCGATGATATTCTGAATAAAGTCGGGCCCCTGGATGGTTGGGAACGGGAAATAATGAATGAACATACCAAGAACGGAGCCTATATTCTCAGCACCTATCCTAAAGCCATGGCTAAAGATATAGCCCTTTCACACCATGAAAAGTGGGACGGCAGCGGCTATCCCTATGGTATTTTTGGTGAGATGATTCCCCTTTGTGCACGGATTGTCTGCATAGCCGATGTGTATGATGCGCTCCGTTCAAAACGGAGTTACAAAGAGTCCTTCAGTCATAAAAAATCAGTCAGTATTATGAAAAAAGGAAGAGAAACTCATTTTGATCCTGAACTATTGGATTTATTCCTCGCCATTCATGATGATTTTGACGCCATATTTTCAAATAGACAAGACTAA